One Pseudanabaena sp. FACHB-2040 genomic window carries:
- a CDS encoding DUF4033 domain-containing protein: MKVVSPAPDAKVTVEKTIYQDSLIDRLCIWLFSRKMAKAVGQKTRLKGYDGLVDLSKQMMQGRNAQEQKNVVLVVLNSLLPSQVLALVRKLVAPNQLVCELNAWFATRMFGWLVGPSEVRQAEVTGPDGDVNLQKSAVYIKKCRYLEQSQCAAMCVNMCKLPTQEFFAQEFGIPLTMTPNFEDYSCEMVFGQMPLPIEEEAAYNQPCLAMHGGTTPSTEACPKIRN; this comes from the coding sequence ATGAAAGTTGTCAGCCCTGCTCCCGACGCTAAAGTAACGGTTGAAAAGACGATTTATCAAGACAGCCTAATTGATCGGCTGTGTATCTGGCTGTTTAGCCGCAAGATGGCTAAGGCAGTTGGTCAGAAGACCCGCCTAAAAGGCTACGACGGCCTAGTAGATCTGTCAAAACAGATGATGCAGGGACGCAATGCCCAGGAGCAGAAAAATGTGGTGCTGGTGGTGCTCAATTCGCTGCTGCCATCTCAGGTGCTGGCGCTGGTTCGCAAGCTGGTTGCCCCGAATCAGCTTGTGTGTGAACTCAATGCCTGGTTTGCTACGCGCATGTTTGGCTGGCTTGTAGGCCCCTCTGAGGTGCGACAGGCCGAGGTAACTGGGCCGGATGGCGACGTGAATCTGCAAAAGAGCGCCGTATATATTAAGAAGTGCCGCTATCTGGAGCAAAGCCAGTGCGCTGCCATGTGCGTCAATATGTGCAAGCTGCCGACCCAAGAGTTTTTCGCCCAAGAATTTGGCATTCCCTTGACCATGACGCCCAACTTTGAAGACTACAGCTGCGAAATGGTCTTTGGTCAGATGCCGCTGCCCATTGAAGAAGAAGCTGCTTACAATCAGCCTTGTCTAGCAATGCATGGCGGGACAACACCCTCGACAGAAGCCTGCCCTAAAATTCGCAACTAG
- a CDS encoding adenylate/guanylate cyclase domain-containing protein, with translation MAQLPRPQGFNRLFYALRHPSLRLVFTVPMLIQLVSAVGLVGYLSFLNGQRAVQDLASQLRGELSARIEKELHGYFGDPHAINRINATSFAYGELDINEATSGENLLFQQMKIYPTIAFVYCGSARTGEFFGVLRSPDTGQLQLSYGNASNKFLRDYYSLDVRGSRQHFLYKADKRYDSRERPWFQAATMAEGPAWTDVYLAFTTGLPNVTASLPVYDRWGKELLGVCATDVVLPEEFRSFLTTLEIGKSGQAFVIDRSGHLISSSTDEPLMVVAEGKEPKFLKALNSTNPLVQQSTQFLQDRYWRLDNIQRPLQLNFKLNGERHFLEVLPFSDGYGLDWLIVVVVPESDFMARINANNRITAALCAGALAIAILVGIFLTRRVTEPILKLNAAVKEIANGRWDRRMDIKRTDEVGELAASFNSMALKLQESFQTLEAQKNAFARFFPPEYLKFFDKQSVTDIDLGDHVSKEMTVMFSDIRRFTSLAEKMAPDEAFDFINDYLQDISPEIRSHNGFVVKFLGDGVMAIFPDRVEDALDACIAQFQRIWAFNSARQALGDMPIDVGIGLHFGHLMVGMVGEHNRMQGDALSDTVNLAARLEGLTNLFGVSLIVSEHVLARVADCDRYQVRFLARTIVKGRTEPIAIYEVLDAEPETVRHRKLQTLNEFELGLKEYSSHNLSAAQACFQQVLTANPADAPAKLYLERINQTIAQDIPDHWDGVWSFSQKR, from the coding sequence ATGGCCCAACTACCTCGCCCCCAAGGCTTCAACCGCCTGTTTTACGCCCTCAGACATCCTTCTCTGCGGCTGGTTTTTACGGTGCCCATGCTGATTCAGCTGGTCAGTGCTGTAGGGCTAGTGGGCTATCTGTCATTTCTAAATGGGCAGCGGGCAGTACAAGACTTAGCCTCTCAGCTGCGAGGTGAACTATCTGCCCGCATTGAGAAAGAGCTACATGGCTATTTTGGCGACCCCCATGCCATCAACCGCATTAACGCGACGTCTTTTGCCTACGGCGAACTAGATATTAACGAAGCAACCAGCGGGGAGAATCTGCTGTTTCAGCAGATGAAGATTTATCCAACCATAGCCTTTGTCTACTGCGGCAGTGCCCGGACGGGGGAGTTTTTTGGGGTATTGCGATCGCCTGACACCGGGCAGCTACAGCTCTCCTATGGCAATGCCTCCAATAAATTCTTGCGAGACTATTACAGTTTGGATGTGCGGGGCAGCCGCCAGCACTTTCTCTACAAGGCGGACAAGCGCTATGACTCCCGTGAACGACCCTGGTTTCAAGCCGCGACGATGGCAGAAGGCCCCGCCTGGACGGATGTCTATCTTGCTTTTACCACCGGGCTACCCAATGTCACTGCTAGTTTGCCTGTTTATGACCGCTGGGGTAAGGAACTGCTGGGCGTCTGCGCAACGGATGTCGTGCTGCCAGAGGAATTTCGCTCTTTTCTAACAACGTTAGAGATTGGCAAGTCGGGGCAGGCCTTTGTCATTGATCGCTCTGGACATTTAATTTCTAGCTCGACCGATGAGCCGCTGATGGTTGTGGCAGAGGGCAAAGAGCCTAAATTTCTCAAAGCCCTAAACAGCACAAATCCCCTGGTGCAGCAGTCAACCCAGTTTTTGCAGGATCGCTACTGGCGGCTAGACAACATTCAACGGCCGCTGCAGCTCAACTTTAAGCTAAATGGTGAGCGGCACTTTTTGGAGGTGCTGCCTTTTAGTGATGGCTACGGGCTGGATTGGCTGATTGTGGTGGTGGTACCTGAGTCAGACTTTATGGCCCGGATCAACGCCAACAACCGAATAACGGCAGCGCTGTGCGCAGGGGCACTTGCGATCGCAATCCTGGTCGGCATTTTCCTAACTCGCCGTGTCACCGAACCGATCCTAAAGCTGAATGCAGCGGTCAAAGAGATTGCCAATGGCCGCTGGGATCGACGTATGGACATTAAGCGCACCGACGAGGTGGGCGAACTAGCCGCCTCGTTTAACAGCATGGCCCTAAAACTGCAGGAGTCATTTCAGACGCTAGAAGCCCAAAAAAATGCCTTTGCCCGATTTTTCCCACCGGAGTATTTAAAGTTTTTTGACAAGCAAAGCGTCACCGACATTGACCTAGGAGATCACGTCAGCAAAGAAATGACAGTCATGTTTTCCGACATCCGCAGGTTCACCAGCCTAGCGGAGAAAATGGCTCCAGATGAAGCCTTTGACTTCATCAACGACTATCTCCAAGACATTTCTCCCGAAATTCGTTCCCACAACGGTTTTGTCGTGAAGTTCTTAGGGGATGGCGTGATGGCTATTTTCCCGGATCGGGTGGAGGATGCCCTAGATGCCTGTATTGCTCAGTTTCAGAGGATATGGGCGTTTAACTCCGCTCGGCAGGCATTGGGAGACATGCCTATCGATGTCGGGATTGGCCTGCATTTTGGGCACCTGATGGTGGGGATGGTGGGTGAACACAACCGCATGCAGGGCGATGCCCTATCAGACACAGTTAACTTGGCGGCTCGCTTAGAGGGGCTAACCAACCTGTTTGGGGTCTCCCTGATCGTCTCAGAGCATGTGCTCGCCAGAGTTGCAGATTGCGATCGCTATCAGGTGCGGTTTCTAGCCCGCACAATTGTAAAGGGCCGCACCGAACCGATTGCCATCTATGAGGTGCTCGATGCCGAGCCAGAAACTGTCCGCCACCGCAAGCTGCAAACTCTCAACGAGTTTGAGCTAGGGCTGAAGGAATACTCTAGCCACAACTTATCGGCTGCCCAAGCTTGCTTTCAGCAAGTTCTAACGGCCAACCCTGCTGATGCTCCCGCCAAACTGTATCTAGAGCGCATCAATCAGACGATAGCCCAAGACATTCCTGACCATTGGGATGGGGTTTGGTCGTTTTCTCAAAAGCGCTAG
- a CDS encoding B12-binding domain-containing radical SAM protein gives MNVLLIYPLFPKSFWSFDKTLELVNFKAQLPPLGIVTVAAILPQTWNFKLVDRNVRDVTEEEWAWSDLVLLSAMIVQKADFAAQIQEAKRRGKLVAVGGPYATALPHEAEATGADFLILDEGEITLPLFVEAIERGETSGIIRSNGERPAVTTTPIPRYDLLQLDAYAEMSVQFSRGCPFQCEFCDIIVLYGRKPRTKEPEQLLAELQYLYDLGWRRSIFMVDDNFIGNKRNVKRLLTAMKPWIEERNYPFSFATEASVDLAQDPELMKMMVDCNFGTVFLGIETPDDESLTLTQKFQNTRTPLSEAVKSIARSGLRVMAGFIIGFDGEKQGAGQRIVQFVEETAIPTAMLSMLQALPDTALWHRLNREGRLIVDKGSADINQATLMNFVPTRPIEEIVDEFITAFWNLTDPLSLLNRTYRHFIMLAEGQRQYYENRTKSAGSPDVTWVIVRAMLIIFWRQGVVRKTRFRFWANLASLLMKYPEVVPNYLGVCAQAEHFIDFRETVRNQIQQQLKEYQALQAQQSCQPVEELMSTSA, from the coding sequence ATGAACGTTTTGTTGATCTACCCGCTTTTTCCAAAAAGCTTCTGGTCCTTTGATAAAACCCTAGAATTGGTCAACTTCAAAGCTCAGCTGCCGCCCCTAGGAATTGTGACTGTAGCAGCTATTCTGCCGCAAACCTGGAATTTTAAGCTGGTAGATCGCAACGTTCGAGATGTTACTGAGGAAGAGTGGGCTTGGTCTGACCTGGTGCTGCTGTCTGCCATGATCGTTCAAAAGGCTGACTTCGCTGCCCAGATTCAGGAAGCAAAACGTCGGGGCAAGCTGGTTGCCGTAGGCGGCCCCTACGCAACGGCTCTACCCCACGAAGCTGAAGCCACTGGAGCCGACTTCCTCATTCTAGATGAAGGTGAGATCACGCTGCCGCTGTTTGTCGAGGCGATAGAACGAGGCGAAACCAGCGGCATTATCCGCTCTAATGGGGAAAGACCGGCGGTTACCACCACGCCCATTCCTCGATATGATCTGCTGCAACTCGATGCCTACGCCGAGATGTCAGTTCAATTTTCGCGGGGCTGCCCTTTTCAGTGCGAGTTCTGCGACATCATTGTGCTCTATGGACGCAAACCCCGCACCAAAGAACCTGAGCAGCTGCTGGCTGAACTGCAGTATCTCTACGATCTGGGCTGGCGGCGCAGCATTTTCATGGTGGACGACAACTTTATTGGCAACAAGCGCAACGTCAAGCGTCTGCTGACCGCCATGAAACCGTGGATCGAGGAGCGCAACTATCCCTTCTCCTTCGCTACCGAAGCTTCAGTCGATCTGGCTCAAGATCCAGAGCTGATGAAGATGATGGTGGACTGCAACTTCGGCACGGTGTTTCTGGGCATTGAAACCCCAGACGACGAGAGCCTCACCCTGACCCAAAAGTTTCAAAATACTCGAACTCCGCTGTCTGAAGCTGTTAAGTCGATCGCTAGGTCGGGTTTGCGGGTCATGGCAGGCTTTATTATCGGCTTTGACGGCGAGAAGCAGGGAGCTGGTCAGCGCATTGTCCAGTTTGTTGAGGAAACCGCGATTCCTACAGCCATGCTGAGCATGTTGCAGGCTCTGCCCGACACCGCTCTGTGGCATCGGTTAAACCGGGAAGGACGACTGATTGTTGATAAGGGATCTGCCGACATCAATCAGGCGACGCTGATGAACTTTGTGCCGACCCGGCCTATCGAAGAAATTGTCGATGAGTTTATCACTGCCTTCTGGAACCTGACGGACCCGCTATCGCTGTTAAACCGCACCTACCGCCACTTCATCATGCTGGCTGAGGGGCAGCGTCAGTATTACGAAAACCGCACCAAGTCTGCAGGCAGCCCTGACGTTACCTGGGTGATTGTGCGAGCTATGCTGATTATCTTCTGGCGGCAGGGCGTGGTGCGTAAGACGCGTTTTCGCTTTTGGGCTAACCTGGCTAGCCTGCTGATGAAGTACCCCGAAGTGGTGCCCAACTATTTAGGTGTCTGCGCCCAGGCTGAGCACTTTATCGACTTTCGCGAAACTGTGCGCAATCAGATCCAGCAACAGCTGAAGGAATATCAGGCGCTCCAGGCTCAGCAATCGTGCCAGCCGGTAGAAGAGCTGATGTCTACGTCGGCTTAA
- a CDS encoding type II secretion system F family protein — MNKARFFHQFAGLLNAGFPTGKSLTMAGQNTPMQPFLEQRNRRIEAGEPLAVVLQHRQSPFTRWEISLLQLGETSGALAEVSLRLAKQTEVHQRRAKLYGSVMVTLGMVVVVLLIGLAALLLGTDQVLRPPLLWPLAALLVLALVGKDFVRLEGLGGLEYSLLRPIPGLKGVIEARSQTHVAELALPLRCGLAMDQALELLRPRLQDPLLAAAIGTAAQQVRRGRTLSQSLQGKVPPTTLQMIRTGEETGTLDTLLEKLGEYYEGELEQRLQQLEGTLRPLSLLMLGAVVLTLGLQMLGGLIAS; from the coding sequence ATGAATAAGGCTCGTTTTTTTCATCAGTTTGCTGGGCTATTAAATGCAGGCTTTCCTACAGGCAAAAGCTTGACGATGGCTGGGCAGAACACTCCAATGCAGCCGTTTTTGGAGCAGCGCAATCGGCGAATTGAGGCAGGCGAGCCGTTAGCTGTTGTGTTGCAACACCGTCAAAGCCCGTTTACTCGCTGGGAGATTAGCTTGCTGCAGCTAGGTGAAACCAGTGGTGCGTTGGCAGAGGTCAGTCTGCGCCTAGCCAAACAGACGGAGGTGCATCAACGGCGAGCCAAGCTGTACGGCTCAGTCATGGTGACATTGGGTATGGTGGTTGTGGTTTTGCTGATTGGGTTGGCGGCATTGCTGCTGGGCACTGACCAGGTATTGCGCCCACCTCTGCTCTGGCCTCTAGCCGCACTCTTGGTGTTGGCCCTCGTGGGCAAAGATTTCGTCCGGCTGGAGGGGTTGGGCGGGCTGGAGTATTCTCTGCTGCGGCCCATACCTGGGTTGAAAGGTGTGATTGAGGCGCGATCGCAAACCCACGTAGCCGAGCTAGCTCTGCCTTTGCGCTGCGGCCTAGCGATGGATCAGGCTCTAGAGCTACTGCGCCCTCGCCTGCAAGATCCGCTGCTGGCAGCAGCTATCGGTACAGCAGCCCAGCAAGTTCGCCGAGGACGGACCTTGAGCCAAAGCCTGCAGGGAAAAGTGCCGCCTACAACCCTTCAAATGATTCGCACCGGAGAAGAGACCGGCACATTAGACACCTTGCTAGAAAAGCTGGGCGAATACTATGAGGGCGAACTAGAGCAGCGGCTGCAGCAACTTGAGGGCACTTTGCGCCCCCTGAGCCTGCTGATGCTGGGGGCTGTTGTGTTAACCCTAGGGCTGCAGATGTTGGGGGGGCTGATAGCAAGCTGA
- the nudC gene encoding NAD(+) diphosphatase: MSELFMPGVTPPGENVGSAWWFAFSGNRLLVHEKESQIAIPQLPTLEAIGLNPLRTQFLGWLGNQPCLSAELPQQMTPPADMALRGLRELYAALDETLFSLAGLGFQVMEWDRTHQFCGACGQPTESANHERAKRCPSCRITYYPRVSPAMIVLISRGDEILLGRAPRFRAGMYGLIAGYVEPGESLEAAVVREVKEEVGITIKDLRYWGSQPWPFPHTLMVGYTATYAEGDIVIDKQELADAAWFHKDSLPLLPPPVSIARKMIDWFVETH, encoded by the coding sequence ATGTCCGAACTTTTTATGCCTGGCGTCACTCCTCCTGGAGAAAACGTGGGTTCTGCCTGGTGGTTTGCGTTTTCAGGCAACCGATTGCTGGTTCACGAAAAAGAGAGCCAGATTGCTATCCCTCAGCTGCCAACTCTAGAAGCGATCGGGCTAAACCCGCTCAGAACCCAATTCTTGGGTTGGCTAGGCAACCAGCCCTGCCTATCTGCCGAGTTGCCCCAGCAAATGACGCCCCCAGCAGACATGGCTCTCCGGGGTCTGCGAGAACTCTACGCGGCCCTAGATGAAACCCTCTTTTCCCTGGCTGGACTAGGCTTTCAGGTCATGGAGTGGGACCGCACCCACCAATTTTGTGGAGCCTGCGGTCAGCCCACCGAGTCTGCCAACCACGAACGGGCCAAACGCTGCCCCAGCTGCCGCATTACCTACTATCCGCGCGTATCGCCAGCCATGATCGTGCTGATCTCTAGGGGCGATGAAATTCTCCTAGGCCGTGCCCCTCGCTTTAGAGCGGGTATGTATGGCCTAATTGCAGGCTATGTAGAACCCGGTGAATCTTTAGAAGCGGCGGTTGTGCGGGAAGTCAAAGAAGAAGTGGGCATCACAATTAAAGACTTGCGCTACTGGGGCTCGCAGCCCTGGCCCTTTCCCCACACGCTAATGGTGGGCTATACCGCTACCTATGCCGAGGGCGATATTGTGATCGATAAGCAGGAACTGGCCGATGCCGCCTGGTTTCACAAAGACAGCCTACCGCTGCTGCCGCCGCCCGTCAGCATTGCCCGCAAGATGATCGACTGGTTTGTGGAAACTCACTAG